The genomic region CCCCCGTCGTTTCCATCACCGTGATCGGTTGCTCCGACAGCGTATACGAGAGGgaatcatcatcctccacgCTGATTTCATCGTCCAGGTCAGCGCCATCCTGCTGCCCAGCGGCAGTTTCCAGATCGCGCCGCGTAACCGTCTTGTATGTGCGGCGCTCCTCCACCACTTCCGGCCCGTCGGTTACGGACACACTGCACGACTCGTTGGCCGTGATCGAGTCCGGCGACGAGTCGCTCGATATGGTGCCGAGCGTTCCACCGATCACCTCCACCGATTCACTCTCGTCCTGCGTGCCGGTCACACATGGCGAAAGCTGGCTGGGCGAGGTAAGTGCCGAGCCCGGCGTTGTGGCCGGGCTGAGCACCTCGATCGACTCGGAGCTGTCCTTCTCGGTCGGCGAGAGTATATCCTGATGTCTCCCTAGCGGGATAGCAGTCTCCTCGCGTATGCTCATCTTGGACAGTTCACTACTGCCCGACTCTTCGAAGCTTTTGCGTTTCAGGCTTGCCGGGGGCTTGGTCACGGCGACGGCCACCGAGCTACCCGCAGTGGTATTCCCGTGGCCCAGGCCGCTGCCAGCACTTGGCTCGAAAAAGGATCCGGTAAACGAACCCCACACGCTGCCACTTACCTGTGCCGTCATCGGTTCCTTCGAATGTGGCACACCCTCGCCAGCCACCGGTGTCGTAGGGACGGTTTTGCTGCCCGCGAGCATCCGGGGGGCCACGCTGTCCCCGTGCTGCGACGATAGACCATCCGCCGTTCCATCGGCGAGCCGCTCAATGGTGTTACTGCCGGACGGTCCTACCGGTTCCTCCTCGTCCTTGATATCGAGCGCTTTGTCGATCTGCTTCTGGGCCTCCTTGAGGGCGTTCTTCGCCAGGCTCGCAATACCTGCCGTGTCGAACCAGCTCATCCTGGCAGCCGTTGCTAGCCCGTAGCAGGCAGTCGGGCACCAACACCTCGCTCACCACCTCGGCCACGTCAATACGGTCTTCGACGTACCGGTAGCATCTGGCCCCACGGTAAACACACCTCGCTGCGACGTCACACCGTCCTCGCCAACCGCTCTCAGCCGAGGACGACAGGGAACCAGGGGCCAGCAGaactttcctctctctctctctatcgacTTTGCTTTTCGATTTGGCCACACTCGAAGCGATACCGTAGGGAGCTCTCCAACAAGGCACAAGCGATGGATTGGCGGTCTGCCTGttgtgatgatgttttttCTTGTAGAATTTTCCTTTTGcaactttgttttttgttttgcacttttctcgaataaaaagaacaacaacaacaacaaacactgaCATGTCACAGAGTGACCGACTGTCACGCCCGTGGCCGTGctgcatcgtcgtcaccgctCGCATGGATGACGCCGATAGGATGTATGCTAAACTAGAAGATAGTGAAGAAATTACTGGTTTTATCGTAAACATATGGCATGTTTCTTTATTCAACAGAATTTACACAGCGATTTGCAATCCAACTAATCAACTAAGAAGGTTAATGTAGCGCTCTACGGGGGAGCCAACCGTTCTTCAGTCTGAAAAAGTGCGGCAAAAGAGAAATAATTACAGTGACTCAAATGCATATTCGTACGGGTATATGGCACAGCTCAAGCGGTGCAAACTAATGCTCGTGGAGCATTATTGTAtgcacattatgcaattatTACAATTGATTCTAGTAGAACAATTATCACTTGTTATGGCTGATATCTCATTCTTGGAAAAAGTTAATTACTATCGGcttggcgatgattttaagGGGGGAAAGCCTGTTAGCACCAAGACCGCTAGCAGACCGCTTAGTGCCTGTTTGTTAGAAATTTTACGAAAAATACGTTTAACACTTATTTAGAATGTTTAAAAGAGCATACTGATTCATTATGACATCAATCAACACTAGATTTTAAACAGTTTTCAAGAAAATTGCAAATCATGTGCAGATTGGTGTGAACAGACTTCCCTCcttaaaatcatcgccaagCCGAAACTAATTCACTTTTTTCCAAGAATGAGATAACAGTCCTAACAAGTGATAATTGTTCTACTAGAATCAATTGTCataattgcataatgtgcaTTCAATAAAGCTCTACGAGCATTAGTTTGCACCGCTTGGACTGTGCAATATACCCGTACGAATAGGAATTTGAGTCACTGTATATTGGTTTGGCTTAATGGGGGCAGAATGAAAGAAAGCGGGTGGAAAAGTCCTGTATATCCTGGGGAGCGTGCTCATGCACTCTGCTCAAATGCTGAGGCAAGGCTCATGGAATGCAGTGCACTTGGAAAACGGTAATTTGTCGATGTGGGCTGAGATTGTGAGCTACTTTGCTTAGACTATGCTGGAAGGCCTGCCGaccccaccggcaccatccgAGCCACTGGCTTGGTTTGCCATCAGATTCACCGCGTTTTTCAGCACTTGTTTCTTCACGAAATCGGTCGTGGTGCTGCTCAGATTCGCGCCAGCGCCAAAGTTACACTTAACGTAGCCGTACAAGTTGGCACCATTCAAGGCGAGTGCGATGAGCACCAACAGCTGCAGGTGGAACGAAAGAAATCGGTTAGAAATCAAACTGGTTCGGGATCAAACGGACTGATCGATTAGTGTAAATGTGTTGAGCGGCTCAACGCGCAAGAACACCTTCCCTACCAGCCACTTAAACTTGAAGCCAAAGAGCGccacgatgaagaagaacgcCCAGATGACCGGGCATAGCACGAGCGCCATCCAGAAGATGCGCACCTCGTGTGGGTTGAACTTCGGTGTGTAGCTTTCGCCCTTTTTCGATTCGAAAATCCAGTGCGAAACGCCAGCGTCGTCCACGTAGTTCCACCAGCGCAGTCCCACCAGCAGGCGACCGGTAATGTTTTTCACCGTCCAAAAGTCggccgacagcagcagcaccacgaacacGAAGCTCgtgatgaagctgctgctgaaccaaCCGCAGAACAGGTACGTCGCGATGGCCGCTGCACGGAACGCAATGTGAAAGAACGTCACGTACGGGTGGCTGCAACGGGACGGAAGAACTTTAAGATAAAGGTTTGCCAAGGATAACGGCAACACGCGCATCAACTTACGAAAGCCTTTTGACGATACCGTCCTGGTTGATCTCATCCTCTTCGCCGAACGGCACGGCCTCATCCAACAGGGGCACCTGAAAGGGCCAAACGAAATCACAGCACTGATAAGACGGCGAACGACGCTGGATCGATGGATTACGGGACGCTTTTACTTACTGCAGCCGAGGACATGGTAGTCACTCTATTTAGAAAACTCCCTGTTATCGCTGTTCTTTTGCCACGAATGTTTCAATGTTTACTTTGATCAGTTTTGACAATAGCGTGCAGCTACATAAGCTTGGTGTCCATGCTCATAAAACACCCCAAAATGAAACCGAACACAACCCTGTGCTGTTGACACTCTCGAGAAACGTCATCACCGCGAGAAAGTAAACACGGCATTCAATCGTCATCATACCCGGCCCCAAAATCGGAATCCTTTTCTCTCGTACCACGCTGAATCTGCATTTCAAGAAGCATCATTGCGACGTCCACCGATCCGGTCTACCTGCCGTGCCTTTCTGTATGTTCAGTTAGCCAACGATGAGTTCGGAAAATTACCGCAGCGCCTCCAAGAGTAAGGGTAAGAAAACACATGCCATCCGGTACCGGGTTAACATTCTCTTCGTCTCCACACACTCTCCTGTTTAGCGCATGACCCCGGCTGGAACGATCCACCAAAGGTAGCAATCGGTACGAACGAAGCACCGCACACTGCACCGAGCCAAACGAAACCGCTCCTCAACAAGCGTGTAGCGTTTCCACTGCAATCTGGCACTCCGGCAACAGCGGCTGCCTTGGCCGGGCCACCGGGCGGTGCTCCGATGGTGGCTGGACCGCCACCTTCCGGTGGGCCACCGGTTACGTTCCGCCGAAGACCGACCTCGGAATCCAGTGGCGACCAGCACGAACCAGTGAGTGCGGGCACCGAGAGCCGCGAGGACCAATTTCGCCTACTACAATCGGCCCTGAACGAGTGTGTCGAGCGGCTGGATACGAACCGGCGGCCAGAGGTACAGAAGCGTCTCAACCTGATCAACGAGGCGTGGTCTGGGGAGAAGCTGGGGGCCGGTTTGGAGCAGTACTTGCACCAGTTTGCTACCGGTAAGCCGCGCACGGTACCAGGTTGATATCGGGTGGAACGGAAGAAACGATTCTGATTGCccttttgcttccctttcatTTTCACACAGCCCTGAAGGAGCAAGATGCGACCCGTGCCGGTAGCGTGCATCGCTCGATTATCTGTGATTTCGGTTCAAAGTGTACGCTGTGGGCACCGGCGCTGAGGCAGCTCATCTTTGCCCTGCCACCGACCGATTCCGGTGAGCAACCGTCGGACAGTGTGATAGTGAATCCAATCTAGGCACCGCTGCGTACGTACTGCCACCCTCAGGGGTACCGTTTTGCGTTTATTGTGTCTATATATTCCCTCATATTAAAAGTTAAATTCGTGTTAAAGTAATAAAGCAATTGCTCAAGCAATACGCCGGACaatcgtgttcgtgttcggcTCCCGTGCTACATTTCCGTGGCACGCTAGTTAGGCACCACTCTAGTACTGATGACGCTAGCCATGAAGCTGGCCGATTGCTTCGGTACTCGTTCCAACAGCGGGCTGCTAAAGTTGACGTAGAAAAGGCCAAACTTTTCACTGAAATTGTGTGAGAGACAGAACCAGAGTGACAATCAATCAGTCAATCAATcgggtggtgacggtgacatgCGTACCTGTAACCACGCAGCCACTCGAAGTTGTCGATGATGCTCCAGGCGGTGTAACCGACGACATGGCAACCATCGTTGACGATTGCACCAAGCAGCGCGTTCAGGTGAGCCCGATAGTAATCGATCCGTCCCGAATCCACCAGCTGCCCGTCGTCCGAGAAGCCATTCTCGGTGATCAGCACCGTCGGGTTGGCGTAGTGCGTCCGGAACCAGTTGAGCACACCGCGCAACCCTTCCGGCACCACGTACAACCACTGGGATTTGGCACGGGGCCAGCCCGGATCGACCGATTGGAGGATGCGGGCATCGCGCGCCCACGACGGTGGCAGCGTCGGATCGTAGTCGCCCCGCTCGAGCGTGGCCAACCGGCTGGAGTAGTAGTTGTACCCGAGGAAATCACTGGCCCCCCGTAACCGGTCCCGCTCGGTCTGGCTGAACGTCGGTAACCGTGAGGTGGTCCGTCCCTCGCGCATACTGTGCTCCCCGATGTCCGCTATCATCGTGGCCGGGTAGTTGCCATCGGGTCCGAACAGCGCATTCGCAAACCATCCGATCTGCGTgccgtgagagagagagagagagagagagagagaaggaaaaggggtCGAAGAAGTGCAAAAGTAGCCTCCTGGGCGCGCCGGCCACCACGTTGTGCGGCATGGCAGACAAACCTGGTAgtcgatc from Anopheles aquasalis chromosome Y, idAnoAquaMG_Q_19, whole genome shotgun sequence harbors:
- the LOC126579784 gene encoding uncharacterized Golgi apparatus membrane protein-like protein CG5021; its protein translation is MSSAAVPLLDEAVPFGEEDEINQDGIVKRLSHPYVTFFHIAFRAAAIATYLFCGWFSSSFITSFVFVVLLLSADFWTVKNITGRLLVGLRWWNYVDDAGVSHWIFESKKGESYTPKFNPHEVRIFWMALVLCPVIWAFFFIVALFGFKFKWLLLVLIALALNGANLYGYVKCNFGAGANLSSTTTDFVKKQVLKNAVNLMANQASGSDGAGGVGRPSSIV
- the LOC126579785 gene encoding steroid receptor RNA activator 1-like; this translates as MSSENYRSASKTHDPGWNDPPKVAIGTNEAPHTAPSQTKPLLNKRVAFPLQSGTPATAAALAGPPGGAPMVAGPPPSGGPPVTFRRRPTSESSGDQHEPVSAGTESREDQFRLLQSALNECVERLDTNRRPEVQKRLNLINEAWSGEKLGAGLEQYLHQFATALKEQDATRAGSVHRSIICDFGSKCTLWAPALRQLIFALPPTDSGEQPSDSVIVNPI